The following are from one region of the Scyliorhinus canicula chromosome 26, sScyCan1.1, whole genome shotgun sequence genome:
- the LOC119957525 gene encoding uncharacterized protein LOC119957525 isoform X3 has product MDERLSAIEWNNTAMHFRRQIPPNYGTLDVFHNIEQIYFPILAAIGVIGNALTIAILYREKCDLSKHVTRYLMAMTVADLLRITEFQGAQH; this is encoded by the exons ATGGATGAGAGACTGAGTGCAATAGAATGGAATAATACGGCAATGCATTTTCGCAGGCAAATACCACCAAATTATGGGACACTAGATGTGTTTCATAACATCGAACAGATTTACTTTCCGATCCTCGCTGCCATAGGTGTGATTG GTAATGCACTGACGATTGCGATCCTGTATCGGGAAAAGTGCGACCTCTCCAAACACGTGACTCGGTACCTGATGGCTATGACAGTGGCAGATCTACTG AGAATCACGGAGTTccagggggcacagcattga
- the LOC119957525 gene encoding uncharacterized protein LOC119957525 isoform X2: MDERLSAIEWNNTAMHFRRQIPPNYGTLDVFHNIEQIYFPILAAIGVIGNALTIAILYREKCDLSKHVTRYLMAMTVADLLQRITEFQGAQH; this comes from the exons ATGGATGAGAGACTGAGTGCAATAGAATGGAATAATACGGCAATGCATTTTCGCAGGCAAATACCACCAAATTATGGGACACTAGATGTGTTTCATAACATCGAACAGATTTACTTTCCGATCCTCGCTGCCATAGGTGTGATTG GTAATGCACTGACGATTGCGATCCTGTATCGGGAAAAGTGCGACCTCTCCAAACACGTGACTCGGTACCTGATGGCTATGACAGTGGCAGATCTACTG CAGAGAATCACGGAGTTccagggggcacagcattga
- the LOC119957525 gene encoding probable G-protein coupled receptor 139 isoform X1, which yields MDERLSAIEWNNTAMHFRRQIPPNYGTLDVFHNIEQIYFPILAAIGVIGNALTIAILYREKCDLSKHVTRYLMAMTVADLLVIFSDLILRHIPTHYENQFRFMYSIPLCNNHAILLYAVTDCSVWFTVAFIFDQFVMICCQKLRTEYCTDKTAVLVLGAMIALFSLVNTIWYFMLADMYQFRNVPLFCAERDGAIDSIAWDVIEFIHYILSPVIPFILILLLNVLTIRHIVLTSRESRSSRGHSIEEHPSDLEMESQRKCINLLFAMSVNFILLWAVLVFYSILSQISWLGKTSRYLPQFVREIGFMLQLLSYCTKPCIYVVFLGKFREDFTYVIKYPFNVIVQFYNDVKN from the exons ATGGATGAGAGACTGAGTGCAATAGAATGGAATAATACGGCAATGCATTTTCGCAGGCAAATACCACCAAATTATGGGACACTAGATGTGTTTCATAACATCGAACAGATTTACTTTCCGATCCTCGCTGCCATAGGTGTGATTG GTAATGCACTGACGATTGCGATCCTGTATCGGGAAAAGTGCGACCTCTCCAAACACGTGACTCGGTACCTGATGGCTATGACAGTGGCAGATCTACTGGTAATTTTCAGCGATCTGATATTAAGGCATATTCCTACACATTACGAGAATCAATTTAGGTTCATGTACTCCATCCCCTTGTGTAACAACCATGCCATACTGCTTTATGCAGTcacagactgttctgtctggttcacagtCGCTTTTATATTTGATCAATTTGTGATGATTTGTTGTCAGAAACTGAGAACTGAATATTGCACTGATAAAACAGCGGTCCTGGTTCTCGGAGCAATGATTGCACTGTTTAGTTTAGTGAACACCATCTGGTATTTTATGTTGGCTGATATGTATCAGTTTCGGAATGTGCCCTTGTTTTGTGCTGAAAGAGATGGGGCTATCGATTCAATCGCGTGGGATGTAATTGAATTTATTCATTATATTCTATCACCCGTAATCCCATTTATTTTGATCCTGTTGCTCAATGTTTTAACAATTAGACATATTGTATTGACCAGCAGAGAATCACGGAGTTccagggggcacagcattgaggaGCATCCCAGTGACCTTGAGATGGAGAGCCAGAGAAAATGCATCAATCTGCTGTTTGCCATGTCAGTTAATTTTATATTGCTGTGGGCCGTACTCGTGTTCTATTCTATATTGAGCCAGATATCTTGGTTGGGAAAAACATCAAGATACCTACCTCAGTTTGTAAGGGAAATTGGCTTCATGCTTCAACTCCTGAGTTACTGCACAAAACCTTGCATTTATGTTGTATTTCTGGGTAAGTTCAGAGAAGACTTCACATACGTGatcaaatatccatttaatgtaaTTGTTCAATTCTATAATgacgtgaagaactga